A single region of the Flavobacteriales bacterium genome encodes:
- the purL gene encoding phosphoribosylformylglycinamidine synthase subunit PurL codes for MEHTTEQQTEANLEIAKKLGLLPEEYDRICEILGRSPNFTELSIFSVMWSEHCSYKNSITWLKTLPKKGPHMLAEAGEENAGLVDIGDGQACAFKIESHNHPSAIEPYQGAATGVGGINRDIFTMGARPIAQLNSLRFGNPELDRTKWLVKGVVKGIGDYGNSFGIPTVGGEVYFDECYNTNPLVNAMSAGIVNVNETVSATSEGVGNPVFIVGSATGKDGIHGATFASEDITEASTEKIPAVQVGDPFQEKLLLEASMEVIQTGAVVGMQDMGAAGITCSTSEMSAKGEHGMVIYLDKVPTRQDHMKPFEILLSESQERMLIVVKKGREADVQAVFDKWDLNCTQIGEVTEGGRLQYYMEGELVADVPAHDLVLGGGAPVYEREYKEPAYYSETKKFNISQIETPSDLKSVADSLISHPNIASRKWVYKQYDSMVGTVNMSTNHPSDAAIVNIKGKDKALALTVDCNSRYVHADPEEGCAIAVAEAARNIVCSGGEPSAITNCLNFGNPYVPEVYWQFVHAIKGMGKACLKFQTPVTGGNVSFYNQSNIQGKVEPVFPTPTIGMLGIVKSKAHQTPMGFQNEGDVIYLLGHEKNDINSSEYLYSWHKVKLSPTPYFNLDEEYLLQQTLISSIRKGHIRSAHDCSDGGLYVTLAECAMVNGLGAEISTNDAIRKDACLFGEAQSRAVVSIDPGQEQKATDHWKEAGLNFRKLGVVTGKALLIDGESYGSVDAIREKYDNALGNLLKGAAGN; via the coding sequence ATGGAACACACCACCGAACAGCAGACGGAAGCAAACCTGGAGATTGCCAAAAAACTTGGCCTCCTGCCCGAAGAATATGATCGCATCTGTGAAATCCTGGGCCGCAGTCCGAATTTTACCGAATTGAGCATATTTTCCGTGATGTGGTCAGAACACTGTTCGTATAAGAATTCCATCACCTGGTTGAAGACCCTGCCGAAAAAAGGACCGCATATGCTTGCGGAAGCCGGTGAGGAAAATGCGGGACTTGTTGATATCGGAGACGGACAAGCATGTGCCTTCAAGATCGAATCCCATAACCACCCTTCCGCCATCGAACCATACCAGGGAGCGGCAACCGGCGTGGGTGGCATCAACCGGGATATCTTTACGATGGGTGCACGCCCCATTGCACAACTGAACTCATTGCGCTTCGGTAACCCCGAACTGGACCGCACAAAATGGTTGGTGAAAGGTGTGGTGAAAGGCATCGGTGACTACGGCAACTCTTTCGGTATCCCTACCGTTGGCGGAGAGGTTTATTTTGATGAATGTTACAATACCAACCCGCTGGTTAATGCCATGTCTGCAGGAATCGTCAATGTCAATGAAACGGTTTCGGCAACATCGGAGGGCGTGGGCAACCCGGTTTTCATTGTAGGTTCCGCCACAGGAAAGGATGGTATCCATGGTGCCACATTCGCTTCCGAGGATATTACCGAAGCATCCACTGAGAAAATTCCCGCTGTACAGGTAGGTGACCCCTTCCAGGAAAAGTTACTGCTGGAGGCCAGTATGGAAGTGATCCAAACCGGTGCTGTTGTAGGTATGCAGGACATGGGTGCCGCCGGCATCACATGCTCTACTTCAGAAATGTCTGCCAAAGGAGAGCACGGCATGGTCATCTATCTCGACAAAGTACCTACGCGACAAGACCACATGAAGCCGTTTGAGATTCTGCTTTCCGAATCCCAGGAACGTATGCTGATCGTTGTAAAGAAGGGCCGTGAAGCTGATGTACAGGCTGTGTTCGATAAATGGGATCTGAACTGTACACAGATCGGAGAAGTCACCGAGGGTGGTCGTCTGCAATATTATATGGAAGGCGAACTGGTGGCGGACGTGCCTGCTCATGACCTGGTACTCGGCGGCGGCGCACCCGTCTATGAACGTGAATACAAAGAGCCGGCTTACTACAGCGAAACAAAGAAATTCAATATCTCACAGATAGAAACACCTTCAGATCTTAAATCTGTTGCGGATTCCCTCATCTCCCATCCGAATATCGCTTCCAGGAAGTGGGTGTATAAGCAATACGACAGCATGGTGGGTACCGTGAACATGAGCACCAACCATCCATCAGATGCGGCTATCGTAAACATCAAAGGAAAAGATAAAGCCCTGGCCCTGACGGTGGACTGCAACAGTCGTTATGTACACGCCGATCCCGAAGAAGGATGTGCCATTGCGGTGGCAGAGGCCGCCAGAAACATCGTATGCTCCGGAGGAGAACCCAGTGCCATCACCAACTGCCTGAACTTTGGCAATCCATATGTTCCGGAAGTATACTGGCAATTTGTCCATGCGATCAAGGGCATGGGCAAAGCCTGTTTGAAATTCCAGACACCGGTGACCGGCGGGAATGTCAGCTTCTATAATCAGTCCAACATCCAGGGAAAGGTGGAGCCCGTGTTCCCCACACCCACCATTGGCATGCTGGGCATTGTGAAAAGCAAAGCACATCAAACCCCTATGGGATTCCAGAATGAGGGGGATGTCATTTACCTGCTTGGTCATGAAAAGAACGACATCAACTCATCGGAATATTTGTACTCCTGGCATAAAGTAAAGCTATCTCCCACCCCCTATTTCAACCTGGATGAAGAATACCTGCTTCAGCAAACCCTGATCAGCAGTATTCGGAAAGGGCACATCAGGTCTGCCCACGATTGCTCGGATGGTGGACTGTATGTTACGCTGGCAGAATGCGCCATGGTAAACGGCCTTGGAGCGGAGATCAGCACCAACGACGCCATTCGTAAGGATGCCTGCCTCTTCGGTGAAGCACAAAGCCGGGCAGTGGTTAGCATAGACCCAGGTCAGGAGCAAAAAGCAACGGATCACTGGAAAGAAGCCGGACTAAACTTCAGGAAACTGGGTGTAGTAACAGGCAAAGCTCTGTTGATCGACGGTGAATCATACGGTTCGGTTGATGCCATTCGTGAGAAGTATGACAATGCCCTGGGCAACCTGTTGAAAGGCGCTGCAGGTAATTAG